ttagatttCCGGATTAACggatataatcacaatcgggttgaatttaaaaacattgatttaaatgcaaaaatattttaaatacacactctttaaaaattaccaaaatatttgttaaattattagtaaaattttttatcgtaaaatattccgcgcttccaaagcgcgggtcaaaatctagtagttaATTAAAGTAAGGAACCTAAATTGTTACAATTAAGTACTCATAGTATTATATTAAGGCTAGACGAAAAAAAGATGATATTAGGTTCTACGTCGTGATCAGTTTGTCGCCAACTCGTATCTAACCAAAGAAATCTCAATAATTTATCAATGATGTCAAAGCCAATTATGTCTAATCTTAATTAagttaattaatgtttttgtttcttagTATTTGATATCATAATTCAGTATCTGTCCCACAATACTGTTTTCCTAGTATTACTTTTAACCGTATGAAGTCAAAACTTATTAAGAATATGGTTAACTTAATTAACTAATTGCTTGCTTGTTTGTATTCGATCGCATAACTTAAGTCTACCCACATTATTGTTTGCCTTTAAGAAAGCAACTAACAATCATATAGAGTTCAATTCAAGGTATTAATCATCATAACTAATGAAGAATCAGtttaaaaaatgaataatgAGTTGTTTGGTAGTAATGTTTATTCAGTTTAAATCTGCAGGGACTACTGACGGTGACACTCACAGCATCGGTTCCTCAACTCCATCCAGCAACATGCAATAGCAAAGATCCAGTCAGTTGCAGCGGTCCGAACAAGCTCCAGTTCGGGACTCTGCTCTTAGGTCTCGGTTTCCTTTCCATAGGGGCAGGAGGAATAAGACCATGTAGCATCCCTTTTGGAGTTGACCAGTTTGACCAACGAACTGAGGAAGGTGTTAAAGGAGTGGCTAGTTTCTTCAACTGGTATTACCTGACTTTCACTGTGGTTCTGCTTATTACACAGACCGTCGTTGTGTATATTCAGGACCAAGTCAGCTGGATCATCGGTTTTAGTATCCCTACTGGACTCATGGCTTGTGCGGTAGTTATGTTTTTCGCTGGAATGAGGCTTTACATCTATGTTAAACCTGAAGGAAGTATATTCTCCAGTATCGCTCAAGTTATCATGGCAGCTCGTTTGAAACGAAAGATGAAGCTCTCGGTGGAAGATGACGGCACAGTGACCTACTATGACCCTCCCGTTAAAGATAGCGTTGTACACAAGCTACACCGAAGTAACCAATTCAGgtactttatatatttatttttggcgTATGATTATATCGTTTTTTCAAATGAATATATGCACTAGATAAATTTTACAATCGTTTtttttgcaaaaagaaaaaacagaaataaattTGAGTATTGTTTTAGTTTCCAGAATTACATGGATTTCACGTGGAAATTGATCTATAATTTTTTCGTGCTTATACTGTATTAGGTTTTGAGTCTTTTGACGCATGATCACATTGTTCTTCAAATACACATATGCACTAGATaactaaattttacaatttGTTTTGCAAAAAGAAAACGTAAATAAATTTGGTCATCTATCCATGTGTGTTTTTTCGAAAATAATTTGCATTTCAAAGTggaattttaatatatatcaggCTATGTATTTTAACCTATAATTAACTGGAACTGCATAAAATTAGGTTTCTAGATAAAGCGGCGGTGATAATAGAAGGTGATCTAACATCTGAGGGAGTTCCAGCAAACAAGTGGCGGCTATGCAGCATTCAAGAAGTAGAGGAAGTAAAGTGTTTGATCCGAGTAGTTCCTGTTTGGTCGGCCGGAATAATATCCCTCACAGCAATGTCACAACAAGGAACTTTCACGGTCTCTCAAGCTTTGAAAATGGACCGACATATGGGTCCTAAATTCGAGGTTCCGCCCGGTTCTCTCTCCGTCATCTCTCTCCTCACCATCGGCATCTTTCTTCCCATATACGACAGAGTTCTAGTCCCGTTCCTCCGCCGCATCACCGGCCATAAATCCGGTATCACACTCCTCCAACGTATCGGGACAGGGATCGTTTTCGCAATCCTTTCCATGATTGTTGCCGGCCTCGTGGAGGGCGTGAGACGCACACGCTCCATCAAGGCAGGTGACCCGAACGGTATGACTCCCATGTCCGTGTTTTGGCTCTCGCCGCAGCTAATTCTGATGGGACTATGTGAAGCATTCAATATAATAGGACAGATAGAGTTCTTCAACAGTCAGTTTCCGGAACACATGAGAAGCATAGCTAatgctctcttctctctgtcCTTTGCTGGTTCGAGCTATCTTAGCAGTGTTCTAGTCACGGTTGTTCATAAGTTTTCCGGTGGTCATGAACGTCCTGATTGGCTAAACAAGAATCTCAACGAGGGGAAATTGGATTACTTCTATTATCTGATCGCGGTTTTGGGTGTGGTTAATCTGGTTTACTTTTGGTTTTGTGCTCGGGGATACCGGTACAAGGTTGGTTCACAGATGGGAGATTTGAAGGAGGATAAGAGTATTGCTAATGTTGAGATGAGTTCCAAAACCAACAAGTAGATGATCGATGTTGTATCGATGTTTACCATACATATGACAATGTTTCTTACAGTGTCTAAgaactaaattattataaattttacccTTTCTTAGGACAACTAGATTGTGTTGGTGTCTACAAAACAACTCTAACAAGGAAAACGCAATTTTCATCATGTAGCTAAACCAAATTGGACGATCACATGTGTGCTAGCTCATAGCATATAGTCATATACTCTGAAAATGATATGACATGAGCGATGTTGTTTTATTGGAGATTAGGGTTATCTACTATGATATTTGAACGTGGGTTCAAAGTAGGTTCAAAGCATATAGTCATATTCTATGATATCGCTAACTATGCTGCTGTCGATGTTATTTCAATGTTTATATCATATATACGATCACATGTGGTTTTCATAGCATACTATGATCTGACATGAGATATCGATGCTGTTGAACTCCACATACTATTACCGTTGTAGTTCGAGAATACGGAATTAAAAcatgttaaaattaaataaaacatatttcatGTATGTTTGTTTGAGTTCTAGAGTATCAAATTCAAAACATGTTTAAACTGAGCAAATAATCTATATGGTTATATTGTGTCTGCCTCTGTGCCACATATATTCCATCATTCATTTCACCTTCACTGAATTCCGTTTTGGATCCGACATATATTCCACGCTTGAGAACAAAAAGTAAACTTTTTAtgcacaaaataaaatattagctAACACTTGAGCTGTAGAATCttctcagatttttttttcttttccttacgGTAGTTAAGTTTCTCTGTATAGATAGACATATTTATTTTCCAAGAGTTCAAAACCCCCCATCtaattcattatttatttattttatttttttgaaaaagggctttcattatttattaattttggaaACCAAACACTTATCATGCGATTAATATACAGTAAACAACAATATACATGGATTAGCAAAATTAGCAAGCCTCTTTAGAATTCTAATTACAAGTTTGGGGTCTTCAAGAACTCATTTCAGACAACTTGATATTAAAGCGGgagtttgttcaaaaaaaaaagatcttaaaGTGGgagttaataatatattaaagtaGATTTGCAAAAGAAACGCTGTTTTCTTACTTCATGGAACGGTAATAAACACCTGGAGCACTAAAAATTGTAATGTGAAATCTGGTGACCTTTTACGGCCACAAGTGACAAGGCCCACAATAAGAATATCTGAGGTTATAAAAGCCAACTCTTCTCTCATCTTAGGCTCAAAGTAAGGAGCAATTTcacttaaaattatttgtatcttTCTGCATAGAGATAGAGTGAGCACAATGGGTGCTAATACTTCTTCACCAAGCCATAGGTTTTCGCTAAACGACCGTTCCAGGAAGCCACATAAAGCTGGCTTCGAGTCCGAGATTTCACCCTACAAAGTTAGTCCCTTAATCGtggaaatgaagaaaaagaatcaGTGGACATCTCGGTTCGATGCTCTCAAAGACACAAACAAGCTGGTAACAGATTACTTAATGCGCCTTCTAATTAATCTAAATTATTTCCGCGTTTTCTTGAGACTTCTTGTTCTACAATGTGTGTGAGGTTTAACTGAGGCTCTCTCGAAAAGATTCAAAACATTTCTACCTCTTGAACCAGTGCAACTTACCattttatttggtttagtttgagTACATGATAACGCATATCCAATTTTTATGTTCACTTATATAGCTGGTGATCAAGTTCACGGCCAAATGGTGTGGACCATGTAAATCACTTGAGCCGAAACTTGAACAGTTAGCGGTCAAGTACACTGATGTTGAGTTCGTGAAGATTGATGTCGATGTGCTAAAGGTTTTACTTAATGAATCCCTTTTTCTATCATCTCTTCCTCAGAGTCTAAAGAATATTACAGAAAAAGTTATTTGgtttggttgacaaaaaaaacagttatttggtttgaattataaaatcaaGTTTGATTGAAATACAGAGCGTGTGGAAGGAGTATAACCTCCATGCTTTGCCTACGGTTGTATTCATGAAGAGAGGTCAAGAAGTAGACAGAGTCGTTGGCCTGAAGCTTGATGAAATAGAGGGAAAGCTCCACAAATACGCATACtccttttgaaaaatatgaagcCTTAAGAATCAATTTCTTATTAATCCGTTGAGAACTATCTCAAAATCTATATGTAATAAGAATTGAAAGAAGATATTCTTTCtgttaatattcaaaaataatgtCATTTGGTCTCTAGAGTGATTCAGTCTAGGACGTATACGAAAATGGTGAGATTTGTAGAGAAATCTATAGTGATTCTATCTATGACGATGATATCCTAATAGTTATTCATATCAAATTTGTGTTCAAATAAGATTATTTGAGAATCAAATAATGAGATTTCTATAGAATTTGTGAAGATTCGAGTTAACAGATGGAAAATCTGTTTCGTGCAAACTCTATGATGAGCGACAAGAGGTTCTCCGAATCGAGCATATATATAGAACTGTATATATAAAAGCTTTAAGGTTCAATTTGGATTTCAGTTAGTTGTAAAAgcatttttttggttcttttttaAACAAATGTTACCAGTAAAATTATAATTGATTATAGTTCGCTCAGTGaagtagttttaattttttgtttattggaTTTTAACCAAAAACGATAtctataaaaattatttcagaGTGAAAGCCTCtagaaaacttattttaaacaaaaactatattaataatgatttaattCTAAACTCCAAAAAGATTAATTgtacttattaaatttttattggtttaaaattatgagaaatatagaataaaaactATGCATTATTAACTcaaattcaatataatttattaatatgcaTCACTTTGAAATAgaagaaatattaaataactaatcaAACAATATATAATCAAAAGTTAAGATTTTGGTTGTCACTTGATCTGAACAATACTATGTCAAACTAAGAGCACAATTATCCCACAAACTTCAAGTGggtttctaatttctttttcttttttttttttggttaaaaaaaaattgcatgtAGGGCTCACAAATAGTGCTGAAAACCCACCGAAATTGTTTCTTTTCCTGCGCCTTTTTTGCTCGGTTTCTCCACCTTTTATGGGCTTTACATGCTAAAATCCTTTTACAGAAACCGCGATAATTCTGCCCTAATAATACTTGttagtttttagttattcaaaCATTCTAAAGTTTTAACCAGTTCGTGAGCTTTTGAAaggttaaaaaaattatttgcttATGCAAATTTTGACTAATCAATACTTCAACCCTTTCTTCTATTCTTATTTCAGtcaaaataacatatatcacATTATACAAAGATTTGTAAAATGTAATACAATGTAAGATgtaaaaccaaactaaataaaattaacaaaattaatcatattttaaacaaattataacTCAAAAATAAATCTTGTACAATTTAGAGATATTATTGCAAtccaatatattaaaaagtaataaatgaaccgattatttttatgttaaattgcAATAATAAATcacttaaattatatttttaatgaaatttgtttgtacatatttaattgaatatatttaagcTGATGACAAAAAcatctattaaaagagaagtaatgatttatttcatgtgtgatatttaaaATGGACCATCTCCTAGAAAgtcattaattaaaatatacatatcatttaattttacacTATATATGCAACTAGTTTAatcaaaatatcttttattttaaatatatatatatttaaaaaaaatccaataatttatttgaaaaagattttaacAAGATCTCAGTACTTAAAATTTGatgtaatatttttcttcttatttcaTAATTAGTACTAAAATATTGTTACACATTAATTTTATActcatttatcatttataaacaacaaattattgtatttaaaataattatattaatatttaaatatataattagcaTCAATATATATCACTAatgatgtaaaataaatatctataaatatatataaatgaaatgaaACATCCGCGCGGTTGCGCGGATCATAGTTTAGTGGATTTTAATAATCAATGtgcataatatttttatgttttctgaTGTATTTCTGAAtccattaataatttaattattttcccTGAAGAATATATATCAACTTATacaaattgaataaaaataattttacaattcTAAGAGAACGAAtcaatttaaatgaaatttaataattatttaattttgaattgaTTTGAGCTCAGTTATATTAgctcaatttaaaaatatatgccGTTCTAtataccaaaaattaaaaaatgatctGATCCAAACTATTATACATGAAATCACATGTATAATTagaataaatgtaatattttattaattttataaacatataaattaaaattatttcaagTTTTAGAACCAATGAAAGAAagtttttaattagtattatgatttgattattttataaaatttatatccaTGCCTGAGCACAGTAAAATCTCCTAgtataaactatattaaaagaagtattttattttgtaaataatatatatatataggttttagagtttttaaataattatataactttatttctttgttaaaaaattttgttttatagttttatatgaTTCGTTTTTCAATTATTTGACTTTTCTTTAGCTTATTGTTCTTGTTTTCCATGCTATAATTTACTCGTTTTTGTTTCTAATGAAATTAACTTATCTATGTTATCTTGAAAATATGtattaactaatttaaaaagTGCATTTATAATATcgtattatttaataaaatgttactcactaaaatttaatatatgtacagttgataatttaatttatttaaaattaatattagttcTTAACTGATGAGATATCGATGTTGGATAACTACAATATATTAATACCGTTAGAGTTCAAGAATATgaatttcaaaatatgtttaaatCAAGCAAAGAATCTATCTTGTTGTTAGAGCTAGTAGCTCTAGAATAACAAATCCAAAACATGTTGAAAATGAGCAGCGAATCTATTATGGTTATATAGTGTCTGCCTCAGTGCCATCATTCGTTTAACCGTGTATGCTTTACAccttatattaaattaaaaaaaaatcgaaaggagctttaaaccaaaataaactaaatcaAAATCATAGGCTAAGAGGAGAATCATATATTCTGGAGATTTAGAATTCTCCTTTCACAATTTGGAGTAAAGATGGTCAAATACTTCTGACGCGTCCCTTTTCTCGTTTACGAGGAAAATTATAAGACACATTTTATTTTGTAGTCttataaaaccaaatatattccttatgtatttatttatttatttattttagtcacTAAACACTGTTCAAGATATCATATAATTCCAATTATTCAGATTAATATAAGCAAAATTGGCAAGCGTCTTTGATTACAAATTTGGAGTCTTCAAAAACCCatttcagaaataaaaaaacCCCCATTTCAGGAAATTTGATCTTAAAGTGGAGGgagttaataataaataaataaataactgtTTGCTTGCTTCATGGAATATTTTTGGGCGACGGCGACCTATAACAACTTAAGAGCCAATAAAATTGAACTGAGAAATTTGATGACCCTTTACAGCCACTAGGCCCACAACAATCTGAGGTTATAAAAGCCAACTCTTGCTCTCATCTTTTGCTCAGAGTAAGAGAGCAATTCTACTTAAAATTACTTGCTTCTTTCTGAATAGAGATAGAGTGAGACAATGGGTGCTAATACTTCTTCGCCAAAAGAGAGACTTTCGCTGAGCGACCTCCGTTCAAGGAAGTCACGGACAGCTTCCAAAGTCAGTCCTTTTATTGTGGAAATGAAGAATGAGAATCAGTGGAAATCTCAGTTCAACGCTCTAAAAGACACAAACAAGCTggtaatatattacttaatgGCGCTATCTACTTTTTTCTTGACACTGAGGCTCTCTTAAAGACATTTTTACCTCTTGAACCAGTTCCACTTACCATTTTACTAGGTTTAGTTTGAGTAAATCACTAAGCATATCCAATTTCCATGTTCATGTATAGCTGGTGATCGAGTTCACGGCCAAATGGTGTGGACCATGTCAATTCCTTGAACCGAAGCTTGAAGATTTAGCGGCTGAGTACACCAATGTTGAGTTCGTGAAAATTGATGTCGATGTGATAATGGTAAATACttatcattcttttttttcttatctctttctcAAAGTCTAAAGAATATAACGAAAATATTTcaacaaataataattatttgcttTGAGTTATAAATAACGTTTGA
The sequence above is drawn from the Raphanus sativus cultivar WK10039 chromosome 7, ASM80110v3, whole genome shotgun sequence genome and encodes:
- the LOC108815364 gene encoding protein NRT1/ PTR FAMILY 2.13-like isoform X2; its protein translation is MSSTFGLVLPISHLSSALLSRTLTSDVSRPLLSRHSPPSSLNLQGLLTVTLTASVPQLHPATCNSKDPVSCSGPNKLQFGTLLLGLGFLSIGAGGIRPCSIPFGVDQFDQRTEEGVKGVASFFNWYYLTFTVVLLITQTVVVYIQDQVSWIIGFSIPTGLMACAVVMFFAGMRLYIYVKPEGSIFSSIAQVIMAARLKRKMKLSVEDDGTVTYYDPPVKDSVVHKLHRSNQFRFLDKAAVIIEGDLTSEGVPANKWRLCSIQEVEEVKCLIRVVPVWSAGIISLTAMSQQGTFTVSQALKMDRHMGPKFEVPPGSLSVISLLTIGIFLPIYDRVLVPFLRRITGHKSGITLLQRIGTGIVFAILSMIVAGLVEGVRRTRSIKAGDPNGMTPMSVFWLSPQLILMGLCEAFNIIGQIEFFNSQFPEHMRSIANALFSLSFAGSSYLSSVLVTVVHKFSGGHERPDWLNKNLNEGKLDYFYYLIAVLGVVNLVYFWFCARGYRYKVGSQMGDLKEDKSIANVEMSSKTNK
- the LOC108815364 gene encoding protein NRT1/ PTR FAMILY 2.13-like isoform X1, producing the protein MVLMDRRDGSSAPQPKMDVVDSHNRKSSSDSFSDAEKVEKKRGGWRAVTFILGNETLERLGTIGLLSNFMVYLTRVFHLEQVNAANVINIWFGFTNLTPLVGAFISDAYVGRFKTIAFASFATLLGLLTVTLTASVPQLHPATCNSKDPVSCSGPNKLQFGTLLLGLGFLSIGAGGIRPCSIPFGVDQFDQRTEEGVKGVASFFNWYYLTFTVVLLITQTVVVYIQDQVSWIIGFSIPTGLMACAVVMFFAGMRLYIYVKPEGSIFSSIAQVIMAARLKRKMKLSVEDDGTVTYYDPPVKDSVVHKLHRSNQFRFLDKAAVIIEGDLTSEGVPANKWRLCSIQEVEEVKCLIRVVPVWSAGIISLTAMSQQGTFTVSQALKMDRHMGPKFEVPPGSLSVISLLTIGIFLPIYDRVLVPFLRRITGHKSGITLLQRIGTGIVFAILSMIVAGLVEGVRRTRSIKAGDPNGMTPMSVFWLSPQLILMGLCEAFNIIGQIEFFNSQFPEHMRSIANALFSLSFAGSSYLSSVLVTVVHKFSGGHERPDWLNKNLNEGKLDYFYYLIAVLGVVNLVYFWFCARGYRYKVGSQMGDLKEDKSIANVEMSSKTNK
- the LOC108817438 gene encoding thioredoxin H8-like — its product is MGANTSSPSHRFSLNDRSRKPHKAGFESEISPYKVSPLIVEMKKKNQWTSRFDALKDTNKLLVIKFTAKWCGPCKSLEPKLEQLAVKYTDVEFVKIDVDVLKSVWKEYNLHALPTVVFMKRGQEVDRVVGLKLDEIEGKLHKYAYSF
- the LOC108817439 gene encoding thioredoxin H8-like encodes the protein MGANTSSPKERLSLSDLRSRKSRTASKVSPFIVEMKNENQWKSQFNALKDTNKLLVIEFTAKWCGPCQFLEPKLEDLAAEYTNVEFVKIDVDVIMSVWKEYNLYTFPAVVFTKRGQEVDRVVGLKLDEIEGKLHKYAYSF